The following coding sequences lie in one Monomorium pharaonis isolate MP-MQ-018 chromosome 1, ASM1337386v2, whole genome shotgun sequence genomic window:
- the LOC105835396 gene encoding suppressor of hairless protein, which yields MPHQFGLPTMAHGMQSPPSPTSVMSVYPRFGSGLYRPDHQEQRLTREAMERYLRDRSDMVIVILHAKVAQKSYGNEKRFFCPPPCIYLFGDGWRMRQEQMLREGESEQSAQLCAFIGIGNSDQDMQQLDLNNGKQYCAAKTLYISDSDKRKHFMLSVKMFYGSGHDIGVFHSKRIKVISKPSKKKQSLKNADLCIASGTKVALFNRLRSQTVSTRYLHVENGNFHASSTQWGAFTIHLLDDNESESEEFQVRDGYVHYGSTVKLVCSVTGMALPRLVIRKVDKQMASLEADDPVSQLHKCAFYMKDTDHMYLCLSQERIIQFQATPCPKEANKEMINDGACWTIISTDKAEYQFFEGMGPVRSPVTPVPLVHSLHLNGGGDVAMLELTGDNFTPNLQVWFGDVEAETMYRCQESMLCVVPDISLFRGEWLWVRQPTQVPVSLVRNDGIIYATGLTFTYTPEPGPRPHCPPADEIMRAPRAMHNQASIPPAAMPADVPWNTHGQPPQSGL from the coding sequence ATGCCACACCAATTTGGGCTGCCAACGATGGCACACGGTATGCAATCTCCGCCCTCGCCAACCTCGGTCATGTCCGTTTATCCTCGATTCGGCTCCGGTCTCTACAGGCCCGACCATCAGGAGCAACGGTTGACCCGCGAGGCGATGGAACGTTACCTGCGCGACCGTAGCGACATGGTGATTGTGATTTTGCATGCCAAGGTCGCGCAAAAATCCTACGGTAATGAGAAGCGATTCTTTTGCCCGCCGCCGTGCATCTATCTCTTCGGCGACGGGTGGAGGATGCGCCAGGAGCAAATGTTGCGCGAGGGTGAGAGCGAGCAGAGCGCTCAGCTGTGCGCCTTCATCGGCATTGGCAATTCGGATCAGGACATGCAGCAATTGGATCTGAACAATGGCAAGCAATACTGCGCGGCAAAGACCCTCTACATTTCCGACTCAGACAAGCGAAAGCACTTTATGCTCTCTGTGAAAATGTTTTACGGCAGTGGTCACGACATCGGCGTCTTTCATAGCAAACGTATCAAGGTGATCTCGAAACCGTCCAAGAAGAAACAGTCCCTAAAAAACGCGGACCTGTGCATTGCCAGTGGCACCAAGGTCGCGCTCTTTAATCGACTGCGCTCGCAGACGGTCAGCACGCGCTACCTCCACGTGGAGAACGGCAATTTTCACGCGAGCTCGACGCAATGGGGCGCGTTTACCATCCACCTCCTCGACGATAACGAGAGCGAATCCGAGGAGTTTCAAGTACGCGACGGTTACGTGCACTATGGCAGTACCGTTAAACTGGTGTGCTCCGTCACCGGAATGGCACTGCCACGCTTGGTCATTCGCAAAGTGGATAAACAGATGGCCAGTCTCGAGGCCGACGATCCTGTATCGCAGTTGCACAAGTGCGCCTTTTACATGAAGGACACGGATCATATGTACCTGTGCCTGTCGCAGGAACGCATAATACAATTCCAGGCTACGCCTTGCCCGAAGGAGGCGAATAAAGAGATGATCAACGACGGTGCCTGCTGGACGATCATCAGCACCGACAAGGCCGAGTATCAATTCTTCGAGGGTATGGGCCCGGTACGATCTCCGGTGACACCGGTACCACTGGTCCACAGCCTGCATCTCAACGGTGGCGGCGATGTGGCGATGCTCGAGCTAACGGGTGACAATTTCACGCCGAACCTGCAAGTCTGGTTTGGTGACGTGGAAGCCGAGACTATGTACAGATGTCAAGAAAGCATGCTTTGCGTCGTGCCAGACATCTCCCTGTTCCGTGGCGAGTGGCTCTGGGTACGTCAGCCAACGCAAGTGCCGGTCTCTCTCGTACGCAACGACGGCATCATTTACGCGACCGGTCTCACTTTCACGTATACGCCCGAGCCTGGCCCGCGTCCACATTGTCCGCCCGCCGACGAGATTATGCGAGCGCCCCGTGCCATGCACAATCAAGCCAGTATACCACCTGCCGCGATGCCCGCGGACGTGCCCTGGAACACTCACGGCCAGCCGCCGCAATCGGGTCTCTGA